Below is a genomic region from candidate division WOR-3 bacterium.
GGTGGCAAAGCGGCCATCGGAGTCGAGACGCAGCAGGTAGACGCCGGCAGCAAAGGACGAAGTACGGAGTTCGAATGACGAAGTGCGGATTCCTGATGTCGAATGAAGGAGGCGGCCAGAAGCATCGAAGATGCGTAGCGTGGTGGAGCGGCCAGGTTGTCCAGTGGACCAGTGCAGGACCGTCGAGCCGCGGCAGGGGTTGGGGGAGACGGAGAAGGGTGAGGGGCAAGGGGTGAGGGACAAGGTGCGTGTGGAAATCGCGCCGGGGAAGTAGCCATCCGCGAGTTCGTGAAGGTAGAGGAGTTCCCTGCAGATGTTGTGCCGTTCCTGTTGCTCCGCAATCCACGTGGGCGGGTCAGCCACCGTGTAGGTCCTGTTTGCTGGGTTGGCTACTGAGTCGTTGACGCGGGTCCAGGCTGCGACGCCGGAACCACCGTGAGCGGCTGCAGTGGCACTGTCAATAAGTGCGATTGCGTGGTGGTTGTCAGGTATGCGGTCGGTGTAGTCTGTCTCGGTCTGGACGCGGAGGTAGGCTCCCGGGAAGTCGCGGATGAAGTTTCCGGCCTCGCGCTCGAGCCAGAATGCCTCTGAGTCGACGGGAACCGGCACGTGTCCGCCTGAGTCGCTGGAAGTCTGGTACCGGTCGGACGGACCCTCGAGGTCCATCAGGAATTTGACTCTGGGCTGACTGTGGCGGGCGGCCATGCCGGTTGCCATGACCACGCCATAACCGCGCGTGTAGATTCCGAGGTTCGCTGTGTCGACGTATGCTCGGGAGGCGACTTCGAGCACACACGCCCGAAGGCCATCCTGCTGAACGTGGCCGTTGTAGTCCTCGACGCCGCTGCTCAGACCCCGGCCGTCAGCATCGAAGTGAAGCACCGCGAAGCCGTCGGACGCGGCCTGGTCGGCCAGGCCGTTCTGGTCCATTACGGTACCGGCGCCGTTCTCTCTCGGGATCAGCACGACGGCGGGCACCTTGCGGTCGGGTCCGGCGTACGCCGGCCTATGGATGTGTACGTACAGGCTGCAGCCTGAGGTCGGGTTGGTGACCCAGAGTGTTTCGACGACGACAGCGGACGACGCCGGCGGGTACTGCCACACAGTGGCGCCTGACGAGTCGACCTCGACCACCCGTGCCCCGGCGGAGATGAGCGTTGTTCCGGTCGGCAGGCGCGTCGCCATGTACGGAAGGGAGATGCCGGAGGAGAACGTCCACACGGTGGCTCCGGCCGAGTCGACCTCAATCACCCGGTTGTGGCGGCTGTCCGCTATCAACGTGTTTCCGTTAGGAAGGCGTTCGGCGCAGCGGGCCCAGTCCAGACCATTCGCGTACTGCCAGCGTATCGCGCCGGCCGAGTCCACTTCGATTACTTGATCCATCTCCGAGTTGCATATCAGGGTGTTGCCGTTTGCCAACCGGCTGCCGTTGTGCGGGCCTACAAGGGCTGAGTAGCTCCACACCACGTTGCGGGCCGAGTCTACCTCAATCACTCGGTCTGCGTCACGGACGGTGATGAGGGTGTTGCCGTTGGCGAGCCGGAAGGCCTCGTTCGGGTAGTCCAGTCCCGACCGCATCTCCCAGATCACATCGCCCCGGGCATCTACCTCGAGGACGCGGTTGCTGTCCGTGGCGCTGATGAGCGTGTTCCCGCCGGCAGTGCGGCGGGCGGTATGCGCCCACTGGATGTCGGAGCGGACATAGGCCCACACCAGGCGTCCGGTGCTGTCGACCTCGATGACTCTCGCATTCGGCTGCGACATCGAGCCGGACTCGGTGATGAGTGTGTTACCGTTGGACAGCCTCTCGATACCGCTGGGAAGCGTCATCGGCACCGACGCAAACAGGGCTGCGAAGAGGCTAAGAACTGTGAACGCTAGGTACGAAACTCCAAATCGCACAAATGTCTCCTTGTCCATTGCCTTGCTTTCAGAAGGACAAACCTCAACCTGCACGTGCCGGCAGCCTGCCGCAACTCAAGCAACTTTCCTTCAGAGAAGCGAGATCACCGACGGGGCCGCTCTCGACCTGCCGTATGCCGGGTTTCCGAACATTTGATTGTAGCTCCCGGGCATCAGGTGTCAACTGAGTTGCGGTTTGCAGACCCAACAAGCCCGACCGCTGTCTAGAGCGAGTACAGGTCGGTACGCCGGTCGAGGAAGAGGTCGTTGCGGGGCGTGACCTTCTTGTCCAGGGCTTCTAGCGGGTCGATGTCGACAAAGATAAGCTCTTCCGAGTCCGGGCCAGCGCGGACGAGCAGTCTGCCGTCCGGCGCGACAATCTGGCTTCGGCCGTTGAAGGTCAGCGTCTTCTCACCGAGGGTTTCTGAGCCGGTTCGGTTTGCGAGTATCCAGAAGACGCGGTTTTCAACTGCCCTTGTGATTGAGTTCGTGTGGGCGTATTCGAGCACGAGGTTGGATGGGTGGCAGATGATCTGAGCGCCGCGCAGGGCCAGTGAGCGGGCAGCCTCGGGGAAGAAGTGGTCGAAACAGACGAGCATGCCCACCTTCGTGGAAGTCCGAAGTCCGAATTCCGAATGACGAATGACGGGCGGGAGATCGAACACCGGAAAGGGTGAGTCGCCCCGGTCGAACAGGTTCTTCTCGTCGACAAAGAGGTGGGCCTTGTGGTAGGAGTGGAACTGGCTTTGAGGCGTGACCATCACTGCGGCGTTGAAGATAAGGGAGCCAGCAGTCTCAGGCATGCCCCAAACTATGGCGGCGTGCGTGTCCTGGCTGAGCCTGGCCATGGCCTTGCAGGTCGGGCCGTCCGGCACTGGTTCACTGAGCCGGGCGACGTCCGAACGCGATGCAAAGAGGTATCCTGTGGTGCACAGCTCGGGCAGGACTATGAGGTCGGCGCGGACTCCGGACAGCGCCCGCGCGATACGGTCGGCATTCGCCTTGACAGCACCCGGTTCCGGAGTGAACTGCAGCAGGCCGACGCGCATAGGTCAGGTGCGGGGTCTGAAACCCTCGCCGAGGACTTCGTAGACGTCGGTGATGATGACGAAGGCGCGAGGGTCCACTTCGCGTACTATCTCGCGAGCGCGTGAGACTTCGCGCTTGGCCATCACCGAGAAGACCATGTTCTTCTGTTCCTGGCTGTATGCGCCGGTTGCGTTGAGCACCGTCGCACCCCGGTTCATCCTGGTGGTGATTGCCTGGGCGATGGCATCCGATGAATCCGAGATAACAAACAGGGCGCGAGTGTAGCTCAGACCCTCAAGCACTATATCGATGGATCGAGTTGACAGGTACAGGTTCAGGTAGCCGTAGAGCGCCGACTCGAACTGGCCGAAGCAGAGGCCGGCGGCAGTGATGACTACGAAGTCAACGACCAGGATGCTGGTGCCGGTCGAGAAGTTGGTGTAGCGATGCAGCACCTGGCCGACGATGTCCGAACCCCCGGTCGAGCCGCCACCACGGAAGACCAGGCCGAGCCCGGCACCGAGGAGTATGCCGCCGAAGATGCATGCCAGAATCTGGTTGTCGGTCGCCGAGCCGAAGTGAAAGATGTAGGTGAACCCGTCAATCATCAGGGACGAGACTGCGACGCCGACCATGGATTTGACGCCGTAGGTGCGGCCAAGCGTCCTGATGCCGACTACGAAAAGCGGGATGTTGATTACGAGAATCGTCAGTCCCACCGGCGTGGCAAAGAAGTAGTTGAGGATCATGGCGACGCCGCCGGCGCCGCCCGGCACGATGCGATGCGGGATCAGGAACAGGTTGTAGGCCAGCGCGACGACGGCAGAGCCGACTACGATGTAGACTCCCTGCCCGAACTCTCGGAGGAATCGTCTCTTCACCGGCAGAGTGTAGCCCGGGTCAGGCATAGGGTCAACCCGGATGAACGGCAGCAGCGGCTTTGTCGTCCGCGAGTCGGCTGTGCGCGGTTGTCGCGTTGACCATAGCTTCATGTCTTCGTATAATCGGATAGTGAAGGCCATCGCTACGAACCGCAAGGCACTCCGCAACTACGAGGTATTCGAGAAGCTTGAGGCCGGGATCGAGCTCTTCGGAACCGAGGTGAAGTCACTTCGGGCAGGCACCGTCTCTCTCGACGAAGGCTACGCCGCAGTCGAGGGGGGGCAGGCGTTCCTGGTCGGGGTTACGATCGCACCCTACGCGCAAGGTAACATCTTCAACCGCGATCCGAAGCGGCGACGCCGGCTGCTGCTGCACCGGGAGGAGATACAGCGGCTGTTCGGCCGCACGACCCTGCGGGGCTACACGCTGATACCTCTGAGCATCTACTTCAACGACCGTGGCGTCGCCAAGGTTGAACTGGCCCTCTGTCGGGGCCGAAAGCAGTACGACCGGCGGGAGGAGTTGCGACAGAAGGCCGAGGACTGGGACGAACGGCCGGAGAGAGTGCGGGTTCGGTGAGGCGCAGGCGGCACCCGGCACTTGTGGCGGGCGCGCTGGTCCTCGTCGCAGTCGCGCTGCTGCATGCCCGCACGGTTGACATTGCCGGCGCGCGCATCGAGACCCGTACTCTGGGCAAGGTGGAGTGCGTCCCGCTATCCGCGGTGGCGGCGGTTCTCAATGGCCGGTTCTGGCACGTGGCCGACCGGTTCGTGATGCTGCTGCCCGGTGATTCGACCAAGCCGGGACCTGAGTACGTCCTCCGTGCCGACAGCATCCATGCAGTGTGTGACGGCCGCCGCATCGAGCTACCCGCCGCGCCGCTGATCGACGGCGACCGATTGTACCTGCCGGTAGTGACGCTGGCCGACCTGTTTCCCAGCACACGAGTGCCGGAACTGCAGAGCCTGGAAACGGCACGCCAAGGCGATACTGTCGTGTTCACTTTCCGGGGCAAGTGCGGCCCGGGTGAGAAGTTGACGGCCTTCGGGGATTCGAGGTCGAGCCTTGAGTACCGGTTGGTAGTCAGCGCACGGCGAGCCCCCGAGTTTGGACCGCAGGTTGCCATTCTCTCCCTGACTCCGCCCGGAATCCTGAGGTCAGTGACGCTCGACAGCGGAACCGGGACGGCATTGAGTCTCAGTTTCAGGCAGCCGGCGGCACAGCGACTGAACATCCAGTCCGACCGCGTGCAACTGCACGTGTGGCCGCTGCCGGAGCGGATCATCAAGCGGATCGTGCTTGACCCGGGTCATGGCGGGGAGGACCCGGGCGCGGTAGGTCGGCGCGGCACGCGTGAGAAGATCGTCGTCATCGACATCGTCCGGCGACTGAAGAAGAAACTGGAGAAGCAGGGCTTCGAGGTGATCCTGACCCGGGATTCGGACAAGCTCGTCTCCCTCACCGACCGCGCCAAGACCGGGAACGGCCGCCGGGCAGACCTTTTCGTCAGCATACACGCGAACTCCTCACCGAACCGCGCGGCCTGCGGGTTGGAAACCTACTTCCTCTCCGAGGCCAAGACCGATTGGGAAAGGGCGGTGGCCGCAAGGGAGAACGCTTCCTTCCAGACCGGTGATTCCAGCAACGCGCTCAACGCCGCCGGCGACGTTGGGCTGATTCTGGCCGACCTGGCCCAGAACGAGTACCTGGTCGAATCCTCCGAGCTGGCCGCTCGAATCCAGGAGAAGGCGGTTCCCTACGTACGCATCAAGGATCGCGGCGTGCGGCAGGCGAACTTCTACGTACTGCGTAACAACTTCATGCCCGCCGTGCTGGTCGAAGTCGGATTCTTGAGCAACAAGAGCGAGGAGAAGTTGCTGCGGCAGTTCGACCATCGCGAGCGGCTGGCCGAGGGCATCAGCCGTGGCATTGCTGAGTTCGCGAAGCTCTACAACCCGAAGCCAAGCGGAGCGACCTCTGGAGGCAAAGATAAGAAACCGAACCCGTCCAAATCCTGACGCCGGCGCCCCAATCGGCGTCTTCGACTCCGGCATCGGCGGCCTGACCGTGGTGCGTGCGCTCCGCCGTCGCCTGCCCGGTGAGAGTATTGTCTACTTCGGGGACCCGGCGCGGTCTCCCTACGGCACCAAATCGGCCGACACCATCCTGCGGTTCGCGGTCGAAGACGCCGGCTTCCTGCTCAGTCGAGGAGTGAAGCTGGTCATCGTTGCCTGTCACTCGGCTTCGTCGTCGGCGCTGCCGGAACTCGAGCGACGTTTGCCCGTGCCGGTGCTGGGCGTAGTTGAGCCCGGAGCGCGGGCGGCCGTGCGGGCCACGAAGTCGAACCGCATCGCCGTCATCGGCACGAGCGCCACCATCGCTTCCGGTGCCTATGAACGGGCAATACGACGACTGAGAAGGAAGGTCGAGATCATTGCCAAGCCGACTCCGCTGTTCGTGCCCCTGGTCGAGGAGGGCTGGTTGGACAACGACATCGCGGAAGCAGTGGCCCGGCGCTATCTCGCCGGGCTGGCCGAGGAGGGCGTGGATACCTTGCTGTTGGGCTGCACGCACTTCCCGCTTCTGGCTCGGGTCATCGGGCGCGTCCTCGGTCCGGGGGTAGCGCTCGTGGATTCAGCCGAGCAGACGGCGGCGACGGCCGAGGAGCTTCTGGCAGGGCAGCGGCTGCTTAACTCGGGTGGGGCGGTCAGACATCGCTTCTATCTGTCTGACCTGGCGCCCAGTTTCCAGACCGTGGGCGAGCGATTCCTCGGCGAACAGATGGGAGACGTCGTACGCGCATCGGTCGGCGATGTCCCCGAGGCCCGGGTTTCAAGAAGCCGGCCTCCAGTCCCTCGCCGCGTTCGGCGTACCTCAAGGGTGAAGCGATGACGCGCGACGACGGGCGGAGGCCGGACGAACTGCGGCCGGTCACTCTGGAACTCGGATGTCTCAAGTATGCCGAGGGATCGTGCATGGCAACGGCCGGAAACACCCGCGTGTTGTGCGCGGCCTCAATCGAACGGCGAGTTCCTCCATTCCTGGTTGGCAGCGGTCAAGGCTGGGTGACCGCTGAGTACGGACTGCTGCCGCGGTCCACGAACCAGCGGACGCCGCGCGAAACCGAACGGCCGCGGAGCCGCAGCCAGGAGATCAAGCGCTTCCTGGGGCGGTCTCTGCGTGCGGTCTGTGACCTCTCGGCACTGGGTGAGCAGCAGGTCATAGTCGATTGCGATGTCATACAGGCGGATGGGGGTACGCGCACGCTGGCGCTGACCGGCGGTTTCTGCGCACTGGCGCAGGCGGTTGAGAGCATGCGCGGGCGGGGCTGCCCGGGGCGCAATCCACTTATCGAGCCCGTTGCCGCCATCAGTGTCGGTATCGTCGAGGGCGAGGTGCTGCTTGACCTTGCCTATTCCGAGGATTCACGCGCCGACACGGACATGAATCTGGTTATGACCGAAAGCGGCCGGATTGTCGAGGTCCAGGCTACCGCCGAGCACGTGCCGTTCCGGTTCGACGAGTTCAACCGTATGTACGGACTCGCAGCCAGGGCAATAGGCGAGCTGATTCATCTGCAGCATGCCAGCCTCAAGACAACCGGTGGTTGAAGACCTGCTCGAGTCCGACGACGAGAGTGCGCCCCGCGCGACCAGGCGATTCCAGCGTACGGCGTCTGAGCGGCTCTGGGGCAAGCGGCTGGACCAGTACCTGATCCAGTCCGGTCTCGGAGTTTCCCGGACCCGGGCCGCACAACTCATCGACAACGGTAAGGTGCTCGTCAACGACCGGCCGTCCAAGCCGAGCTACCGCGTGAAGCCCGGCGACGAGATCACTGCGTCGTTCGAACCCGAGCCCGAGATAACGCTCGAACCCCAGAAGATGGACCTCAACATCGTCTACGAGGACGAAGATGTTCTCATTCTGGACAAGCCGGCCGGCATTGTCGTGCACCCGGCGCGAGGTAACCGGGACCGAACCCTGGTCAACGCGCTGCTCTACCATTGTAAGAGCCTGCCCCTGCGCCAGGACTCGCTCATCCGTCCGGGCGTGGTGCACCGGCTCGACAAGCACACAACCGGGCTCTTGATGTTCGCCAAGAATGACGAGGCGCTCCGGAGTCTCGGATACCAGATTGAACACAGGACGGTGGTACGGGAGTACGCATGCTTCGCCTGGGGAGATTTCGAGGCAGACGAAGGAACGGTCGACGCGCCCATCGGCCGGCACGCAATCGACCGCACCCGGATGGCGGTTACTCCCTTCGCCGCCCGCACCGCGGTCACGAACTACGAGGTGTTCCGGCGCTACGACGTCTGCACCTACCTGAGGATCCGGCTCAAGACCGGCCGGACCCACCAGATACGCGTCCATATGCAGCACATCGGCCATCCGGTCGTGGGCGACCCCGAGTACGGCGGCCGCAGCACAGCGGTCGTTACCGAACGTGACCACATGCCATGGTACCGGGACATGCTGACGCTAATGAAGCGCCAGGCCCTCCACGCTGCCCGGCTCGGTTTCAACCACCCCCGTACCCGTAAGTACATCGAGTTCTCCTCTTCACTGCCGGAAGACATGGAGCGGCTGCTCATGTACCTGGAAGGCCTACCCAGGGTCAAGTAGAGGTCGGGGCGCTTGACTCAGCAGAGCCAAGGGATAGGATTGACGTGATGAGCGTGCGCCGGCAAGGAAGCTCGAAGCTCCGGATTCACGGCTCTTGGCTGGCGGCGTGCGGCTGGTGCCTGCTGCTCGCCTGCGTTACCGAAGACCTCGGGCCGATGCCGGCGTTTGACGTGCCCCAATGGAGGGATGGCGAAATCTCCCGCTACGTCGTCACCCGCAACGACTCGGCTCTCTACCGCTCGGCTGTCACCCTCGAGTTCGATGAGGAGATGAACGACGGCGGTCAGGGGGACAGTGTCAGATTGGTTCCCACCCTGGTTGTAACGAACGTGATCCAGCCGCTGCCCGATGCCGAGTGGTTTTTCGATTCGGTTCACGTGGTCTTCCGCCGCGACAACCTCTCACCCCTCAGGACCTATCGGGCCATGCAGACGGATATATCGGAGTTCGAACTCACCGCCCGCTTCTCTCGCGGCAGGGTGCAGATCGAGAAACAGACTATCGACGGGGCGACAGAGGAGCTACTGCGCCTGCCCGGCCGTTTCCATTCATACGACATGGTGCAGACCTGGCTCCGCGCCGTCCCGCTGGTTTCCGGAACGTCGTTCCGTGACAATCTCGTAGTTCCGTTCGAATTCAGGACGGTGCCGGTCAAATTCCTCGTACTCGGGACCAAGCTCATACCGACCAACGTCGGCGACATCATGTGTCGGGAAATCGTCCTGATACTTCCCACCCGGGAGGTCAGGTTCTGGTACGAGCTTGCCCAGCCGCACCGCTTCGTCGGCCTCAACGATATCCAGAACAACACCAAGATGGTGCTCGAGAGTTACCGGGCCGGCCACGCGGATACACTGCCGCCCGTGCCCTGACCGGTGGCAACCGGAGCCGTCGTGCCCATCCACCTTCAGCACCGTACCGCAAACGCCGGCCTGCAGGTGCGCCTGGCCGGGTGAAACCGAAGGGAATGGCCTGTGCCGAGAAGTGAACGCGACGCACTCGGCGAGCTTGTGCTCCCGGACGGTGCGTACTACGGCGTCCAGACCGCCAGGGCGCTGGTGAACTTCCCGGTCGGCGGGTTCAGGACCTCTCCGGATATGATCCGCGCCTACGTCCTTGTCAAGAAGGCGGCGGCGATGGCGAACGTGGAGTTGGGGGCGCTGGACAAGGGAAAGGGCAAGTTGATATCGCGCGCAGCCGATGAGATACTGGCGGGCGGGCTGGCCGAGCAGTTCCTTGTCGATGCATTCCAGGCCGGGGCCGGCACCTCGACCAACATGAACGTGAACGAGGTGATGGCGAATCGCGCGCTGGAGCTTGCGGGCCGCCCCAAAGGAGACTACGCGTTCATCGGGCCCAACGACCACGTGAACATGTCGCAGTCGTCCAATGATACATTTCCGACCGCCTGTCACCTGGCGGTTATCTTCGCAGCTGACCGGCTGCTTCCATCCCTCTCCGCGCTCGCCGCGGCACTTGAGGAGAAGAGCCGGGAATTCGCAACGGTCCAGAAGCCCGGAAGAACACACCTGATGGACGCACTGCCCCTCAAACTGGGCGACGAGTTCAGGGCGTGGGCGACCGCTTTGCGACGAGCGGGCGAGAGGGTCGCGCAGAGGAAGCAGGATCTCTACGAGGTCGCGATCGGCGGGACCGCGGTCGGTACGGGTGCGAATGTGCCGGCCGGGTTCAGGTCGCTCGTTGTGGCAAAGCTGTCGGACTTGGCCGGGCTGGCGCTTGCCCCGGCCCGCGACAGCTTCGAGGCGCTGCAAAGCCGGGCACAACTGGCGGCGTTCTCCGGTTCGCTCCGTGAACTGGCGCAGGAGTTGGGAACTCTTGCGAACAACCTGAGGCTGCTGGGTTCCGGACCTGTTGCGGGACTGGGTGAGATCCTGCTCCCGGCGGTTCAGCCCGGATCCTCGATCATGCCGGGCAAGGTCAACCCGTCGCTGTGCGAGTGCCTCAACATGATCTGTTTCCAGGTTATCGGTAACGACCTGGCAGTTTCGCTCGCAGCCCAGGCCGGGCAACTGGAGCTCAATGTCTTCGCCCCGGTGATGGTGCACAACATCCTCGGTTCGCTCAGCCTGCTCGGCCACTTCCTGCCGGTCTTCACGGAACGGTGCGTGGCCGGCATCAGGGCCGACGAGCCGCGATGCCGTGCATACCTCGACCTGAATCCCGCGTTGGCCACACTGCTCGCTCCCCGGATCGGGTACCTCGCCGCCGCCGCACTGGCCAAGGAGGCGTTGGAGAAACACGAGTCGGTGCGGCAACTGACCCTCGACAAGGGAATCGTCAGCCCGGAAGAGGCAGACAAGCTGTTCGGGCCCGGGACGGAGTCCAAGTGACCCGTCGCTTCCGTCCGGCTTGACACCGTGTGGGGCTGGGTGCTAGATTCTTGAGTATGAAAGGAGCAACAATGGCGAGAATTGCAGTGTTCGTGTCCGCACTGCTTGCGTGCACTTCGATCGGCTCGGCCGACTGGGTCGCAATCGGGCCGGACGGCGGCAACATCGTCGCGCTCGGACTTGACCCGCAGCAGCCCGCGACCCTGTACGCACTGCCGTACGAGTACCCGGACGGCCCGCGTGTGTTCAAGACAACGAGCGGCGGTGCCGCCTGGACCACCGTGGGCCTGCTGCCGGACTACAGCGTCAACATGCTGCTCGTGGACCCCCACCGGTCTGACTACCTTTACGGGAAGACTGCCAATGCGGTCTGGCGTTCGACCGACGGCGGAGCCGCGTGGAACAGCTACTCCCTGCCTACGTACGCAACGAACATGGCTGCAGACCCGTTCGTTCCGGGCCGTCTCTTCGCAAGCGGCTACAACTACTCAAGCTACTATACTCCCGCCGTCATCGTCTCCACCGACTACGGTCAGTCCTGGAGCGTGACGCAAGTGGATTCCGACACCGGATTCGCGTACTGCGTCGAGTTCGACCCGGTCGATAGCGGCACCGCCTACCTTGGGTGCATGTACGGACTGGTCTTCAAGACCACCGATGGTGGCGCCACCTGGGATTCTGCCTGCGCCGGACTGCCGGCCAGCGCTTCCATCGACGCTATCGGCGTGAACCCGGGGAACCCCGACATCCTACTGGCCGCAGCCAGCAGCGGCGTCTACCGTTCCACTGATGCCGGGGCATCCTGGACCGGCGTCGCCGGCATCGCCATCGGCTTCGACCTCGTTCTCTCTCCGGCCAATCCCGCCCTTGCCTACTGCCTCGGCTACGATACGGCGCCCTGCCTTTTCGTGTCTACCGACTCGGGCGCGACCTGGGTCTTTCAGCCCGGCAACGTGCAGCAGAGCAAGGGCGGCAGCCTGATCATCGACCCGGCGGACGCCGATGTAGTCTACTCGCCGGGAGCGATGGGTGTCATCAAGACCGCAGATCGCGGAGCCCAGTGGGCGCCGGCGAACACCGGCATCCGGATCGCAACGATCCCGGCCATCAGTTCGGGGCAGTGGGATCCGCAGCCAGTCTATGTCGAGGCGTCGGAGAACGCCGTGTTTCAGTCCCAGGACGCCGGCGGAACCTGGGCCCGCTGTGAGGATTTCCTCTCCTGCGGCGCCATCTGCGGCATCGGGCTCGCGCCCGGGTCCATGGGCGACATAGTCTGGGCACTCGAAGGCTCGGGCTGAGGGCAGTCCGAGCTCTTCGTGAGCACAGACGGCGGGACCGTCTGGACACAGATGGACTCCTACTACGACGACGGAGGCTGCTGCGTTGTGCACCCGGACTCGACTGACTTGATCATCACGGGAGGCAGGGGACCGCTCACTCAGACGAACTGGTCATTCGTGGTGTCTCGCTCGCGTGACGGCGGCAGAACCTGGACACGCACGAATCCGGAGCCCTCCTCGGCCGGTTTCTGCTGGGCGCTGGCAATCGCACCTTCGCAGCCGAACGTGGTCTACGCGGGCGGCGTGATTGCGGGCGCGGCCGCGGTGTACCGTTCGACCGACTTCGGTTCCAGTTGGTCAAAGACCGCTACTGCGCCGACCGACACGGTCCTTTCGCTTGAGATCCACCCGACCGACGCAGCCCGGGTGATTGCGGCTACGCCCGACGGAGCGTTCCAGACCACCAACTCGGGTGCGACCTGGACGAACCTGCACGGCGGCAATATCCGGGTCGTCCTCCAGTATCCGGGCAGCCCGGATACGCTGCTTGCCGGCGGCGCAGCCGGCGTGTCGATCTCAACCAACGGTGGAAGCAATTGGAATCCGCTCAACGCCGGTTTGGACAGCCGCGCGGTGCTCGCGCTCAACTTCATCGAGCACGATGGCGCGTACCTGATCGCCGGTACGAAGGGCGGCGCCTGCTACGCCTGGCAGTTCGAGGCGGGAATCACGGAGCGACCGGGGACCGGAGACGGAAGACGGAGGGCAGACGTCCTGGAGGTATGGCCCAATCCGTTCATTTCGTGTTGCCGGGTTGTTGGACACGAGCGTGACGAGTTTGCCGTCTTCGATCACTCGGGTCGACACATTGAAACGGCGAAGGGTGACCGGATTGGCGCTGGGCTCGCGGCCGGAGTCTACTTCCTGCGGACAGCGCAAGCACAAGCTCAAGCGCAAGCACCAGTGCGCGTGGTGAAGACGAGATAGCAGCAGTCGGCTGCAAACGAGTCGGGGCAGGCACGCGCCTGCCCCTCTTCTTGGCAAACGACGTCGGAGGGGCGGCGCAGATGCCGTTCCTCGGTTTCATCCCGAGCCGGCCGCATCAGCCAACACCTCAGTCCTGAGTTCTTCAGGGCGACGAGTACGCTTGACTTGGCAGAGGTCGATACTATGCTCACTTCTTCTCCAATGAGTGGCGAGACCAAGCCCCCTGACAAGCTGCAGCAACTGCGTGACCGCATAGCTTCGGCCACGACTCCGGCTGAGCGCGTGGTGGCCACGATGGAACTGGCCGAGGGAATCTGGCTCAAGGATCCGGTTGCGGTCAGGCCGCTGCTGGAACAGGTGGTAGCTGAAGCCGAGGCCGTCGGCAGAATCAAGGACAAGGGCC
It encodes:
- a CDS encoding aspartate ammonia-lyase produces the protein MPRSERDALGELVLPDGAYYGVQTARALVNFPVGGFRTSPDMIRAYVLVKKAAAMANVELGALDKGKGKLISRAADEILAGGLAEQFLVDAFQAGAGTSTNMNVNEVMANRALELAGRPKGDYAFIGPNDHVNMSQSSNDTFPTACHLAVIFAADRLLPSLSALAAALEEKSREFATVQKPGRTHLMDALPLKLGDEFRAWATALRRAGERVAQRKQDLYEVAIGGTAVGTGANVPAGFRSLVVAKLSDLAGLALAPARDSFEALQSRAQLAAFSGSLRELAQELGTLANNLRLLGSGPVAGLGEILLPAVQPGSSIMPGKVNPSLCECLNMICFQVIGNDLAVSLAAQAGQLELNVFAPVMVHNILGSLSLLGHFLPVFTERCVAGIRADEPRCRAYLDLNPALATLLAPRIGYLAAAALAKEALEKHESVRQLTLDKGIVSPEEADKLFGPGTESK